One window of Scheffersomyces stipitis CBS 6054 chromosome 1, whole genome shotgun sequence genomic DNA carries:
- the AYR3 gene encoding 1-Acyl dihydroxyacetone phosphate reductase ribitol 2-dehydrogenase — protein sequence MSQKYALITGASSGIGYSVARILAQRGYKVLGCAPEKDLSGMDSLKEYGVVPFALDITNIDQIKKAVEFVRAETGGRLDILYNNAGISIGGPATEIPDDDLVRLFNVNVFGHIYMTKYFIGFVIAAKGRVVFTSSVAARVPLSWIGAYCASKAAIDSYAQALRVEMKPFGVRVHSVITGGVNTAICDVNFPKSFEGSRYDVPGLYDSLKASSTMSRDVCIQPDEYAKQVIRDITGWRDPGFNLYHGARAYTLHILGRFFPVWLVEWGIAFHFKQLKPLREVARRAKKTNTA from the coding sequence ATGTCACAGAAATACGCTTTGATTACCGGTGCTTCCTCTGGTATCGGCTACAGTGTAGCCCGTATACTTGCCCAAAGGGGATATAAGGTACTTGGATGTGCCCCAGAGAAAGATCTCCTGGGCATGGACTCTTTGAAAGAATATGGCGTCGTTCCGTTTGCTCTCGATATCACCAACATCGATCAGATCAAGAAAGCTGTAGAGTTTGTCCGGGCCGAAACAGGCGGACGTTTGGAtatcttgtacaacaacGCCGGCATATCTATCGGTGGGCCTGCTACCGAAATACCTGACGACGACTTGGTCCGTTTGTTCAATGTCAATGTGTTTGGCCATATCTACATGACGAAGTACTTCATCGGGTTTGTCATAGCTGCTAAAGGTAGGGTTGTTTTCACTTCTTCGGTTGCGGCTCGTGTTCCGTTATCTTGGATCGGAGCATACTGTGCCTCAAAAGCAGCCATTGACCTGTATGCCCAAGCTCTCCGTGTCGAGATGAAGCCGTTTGGTGTCAGAGTCCACAGTGTAATCACTGGAGGTGTCAATACCGCCATCTGTGATGTGAACTTTCCCAAATCTTTTGAAGGTTCACGATACGACGTCCCAGGCCTTTATGATAGCTTGAAAGCTTCATCTACAATGTCCAGAGACGTATGTATTCAACCAGATGAATATGCCAAACAAGTCATCCGTGACATCACCGGATGGAGAGACCCAGGCTTCAACCTCTACCACGGTGCCAGAGCGTACACTCTCCATATATTGGGACGCTTCTTCCCTGTCTGGTTGGTTGAGTGGGGGATTGCTTTCCATTTCAAGCAGTTGAAGCCACTCCGAGAAGTTGCAAGAAGGGCTAAGAAGACAAACACCGCTTGA